DNA sequence from the Littorina saxatilis isolate snail1 linkage group LG9, US_GU_Lsax_2.0, whole genome shotgun sequence genome:
TAACTTCTACAATACATATTTGTTTAATAGAAGGACCGGACGGAGGAGCAGGCTCCATGCGATGAAGGTGACAGGGAAGGCAGGAGGAGGGAGGTGCACATCATTAGATGTTCCTCTTGCCACCCTCACCATCCTACTCTCTATCTCCATTGCTGGGAACAAGGTAGGAAAGTCTGAGTATTTGTCTTGAACTAAAGAGACCAAGTTACTTTTCGAcctttatgtctgtgtgtgtatgtgtgtgtgaaggggggggggtgagttggTGCGGGTGAACATGTGCGtgtacgttgtgtgtgtgtgtgtgtgggggggggggtgagtgggtGGGGTGAGCGggtacgggtgtgtgtgtgtgtgtgtgtgtgtgtgtgtgtttgcgcgtgtgcgtgcgtgtgtaaaagactaaaagtaaaacacaaaaGCAAGTGTAATTCAGTGGCGTAGCAAACAAGCAGGCAAACAATAGAGCATTTTCATAGTTCTGGTAACAAATATTTCATACTCTGAGCTTTTTTTGGATATGGTCTCACTACATCACTCCGTGCTTTTAATTTGCTGCATCATGATTCCACTCTGTCAAAGACCTATCCACACTGTCATTCTGTTGATTCCCGTATTTCCTCAGCTCGTTCCAAGTATGGTGGTATGgttggtatggtatggtatggtattaTGCATTTGTTTGACAAGTGAATTTTCTGATGCAGGCTGCCCACGTCATCGAATCGGAGCTCGCCCTTGTCAGTGAAAACCAAAATGCTCTGGGTGTAACAGGTGTGGTACTGTTGATGCAATAATGGTTGCGTGTTATTACTTTACTATggctgccccctcccccctgtaTAAACCGACAAAACCCGCATCAATGTAAACAAATTACGCGGATACCATTGTATGTTAAATTAAGTTCTTGCAGTCTTTGAATAACAACCTAAAAGGGTGACTAAAAGGTCACGTAAAGCCCGCCTCTGGGGTTTAAGTTGTGCAAGTGCATGTATTAATTGTTGCTGCATTCTCCAGTGTCAAAATCAGTCTCGTGGACGTCTTACTAAACacctgtgtgtgttatgtgtgtgtgtgttatgtgtgtgtgtgtgtgtgttgtgtgtgtgtgttgtgtgtgtatgtgtgtgtgttgtgtgtgtgtgtgttatgtgtgtgtgtgtgtgtgtgtgtgtgtgtgatgtgtgtgtgtgtgtgtgtgtgtgacatgtgtgtgtatacatgcgcgcgcccgcgtgtgtgtgtttgtgtgtctttacAGGTGTCAGTGGCCTGAAGAAGGACGTTGACAACCCCCAGGGCAAAATCGCCGCTGACCGCAAGTCGAGAAGCTTGGCATTACAAGGCGACGAGGAATCGTTTGGACAGACGGTTGACAACACGGCTGGCGTTAGTCCCAGTAGAGCCCAACGATCGGCTGCTGGGAAGCTGCAGCACCGGGACTCACCAAGAATAGCACGACGCAGACGTCTGATCAGCAAGCGTTCGTCAGTGTCTGGCGACGTCTCCCCTGTCCCTGCCGCATCCCTGTCCTCGTCCCCAGACCAGCGCAGAGCGAAGAGAGACAGCGCGGTGGTCTCTATGCTGCCCGCTTCACACCGCTCCGTGGCGGCGCAACGAGGTGCATTCCGTGAGACAGGTAAGGCAGGCAGACAGCAGCCAAGCCTTCAACGTGAGACAGGGCCACAGACAGCATCACTACGTCTTGCACGTGCATCACCAGCGGTCAGAAGGGCAACACAAGACCACAGACAGCGTCGTGACGCAGACCTCGGCAACCACCAATCTCCTCCTGACCCACTACCGTACAGGAGACGACGACAAGCCGACGACAATGACGACGATGCAACCGGCGGTGGAAGTGCCGACCATGGTAACGGAGAAGCAGAGGCTGGTGATGGGGATTCCTACCCGCAGAGTGGTGGTGACTTAACTGACGCAGACCTCAGCAACCAACACTCTCCTCCTGACCCACTACCGGACAGGGGGCGACGACAGGCCGACGACAATGACGACGATGCAACCGGCGGTGGAAGTGCCGACCGTGGTAACGGAGAAGCAGAGGCTGGTGATGGGGATTCCTACCCGCAGAGTGGTGGTGACTTAACTGACGCAGACCTTAGCAACCAACACTCTCCTCCTGACCCACTACCGGACCGGGGGCGACGACAGGCTGACGACAATGACGACGATGGGGATAGTAGCGGAGACGTGGACGATGCCGAAGAGGGTGATGCTGATGACAGCGGAGGGGATGCAGATGATACAGATGATGACGACCCTGCTGACGACGGGGGCATCGATGACTTTGACGACAGCACTGACTTTGCCATGTTGCGAAAGAAGAGAGGAACGGATGTGTCAGAAGACACAGTCAAGGCCGGAGCAAAACTGGACGACAGTTTGGACTCAGATGACCCCTTGACCCACACTTCCTTGAGCGATGCCCAACAAGGATCACTGGCTGACCATAATGCTGACGGTGGCGCTAAGGATGCTGGTAGTGACTCAGGCGTAAATGACACTgatgacaacaacaataatcGTAATGATAACGATGCTGTCGACAGTAGCAATGGAAGGGACAATGGCAGTGATCCCTTGAAGTTAAAGGAAAAAAGAGCATCTGGGAGCTCTCAGACAGAAGAACACAGAGCGAAAGACAGCACAGCTGTTGTGGGTGCACGCCAACACACGAGTGCCTTTTCACACCGAAGATATCCCAGGCAAAGTGACGACCAAAATGGCGATGTGGACGGTGGAGATGGAGGTGCAGATAACAGAGACGCCGATGGTAACGGAAACGACCCCATTGAGAGTAACGACGGTGGTGGCGATGGAGATGAGTTTGCAGACCAGGGAGGCCTGCGAAAGAAGAGAAAGGGCGATTTAGGGCAAAATCTGACAGACCCTCGGTTTGACAATGCGCGACGCAGGCGACAGGCAGACGTAGTACAGGACATAATTTCTGCAGACGACGAACTAGATGATGCTGACGACAGCGACGACATCGATGACAATGCTGACGACGATGACGAGGATGTAATTGACCTCGCAATGTTTCGTAAGAAGCGTGAGATAGAAGGCGGCCATAAGACTCAAATTAGTGTTCAACACCGCACAGCTCACAGTGACGCCACAAAATTTGTCTCGAGCTCAAAACCGGGTTCTCGGCAAAACACACCAGTAGACAGTGATAACACTCGTATTTCGTCTGCTAGCACCAGTAATAAGGCTGTGAGCGATACTGTTCACAAAGACGGCACTGACACGACAAAAAGAGCGCCGGGCGACAAACAGCTGGACTCCCTGGAACAACTCCTTTGGTCTAATCCACAGAGGTTCTCCAACGGCCAGCACGACGCCCGGCAAGCCGCCACACACCCTGCATCTACTGAAGTAGAAGGTCGCGAGGAAGAGGTGATAGTAAGCGACATGGATGTCTTACTAAACGACCTGATAGACACTGACGAGCTGGACACTGTGGTGGATGAGAGCATAACTTTCAAACGTAAGAGAAGCGTGGCAGGCCGCGACAAGCAGCGACCCCCACATGGCCGTCTGGCGCTCGCTCCTCCTATGGAGAAGGAGGGACATAGGCGTTAATTAAGCGGCTCACCGCGCGTGATGCTCAACGTGCAACAGGATAGAAGTGTTACACACTTTTTAGACACTGACTTTGGCTCAGTAGACAGCAGTAGGTGTGGCATACGTTGAGAGAGGTTTCTTGTATGGATAGAAATAATGACGAAATCATGTATGTAGTATTTGTGTAAGTCGGTGGCAAGTACTAAAGCTAGACTACTAATGCTGCAATATCAAATATACATGTAATGACAAAGACAGCTAACACTGGTCGCCAGACAGGCAGCACTGGTACACATGGTGAAACAGGTGTTGACCTGAGAGGCCGTGTGCTAAGGTGCAGAGACATACTAAGGAACTTTTGGTGTAAGTTGGGGGATAACTTGCTTGGGAAGTTGTGTGCTTATGTAAGTTAAGGATTTTAAGCGGTATTCATGCAGCTtattccatgtgtgtgtgtttgtgtttgtgtttgtgtgagtgtgtgtgtgtgtgtgtgtgtgtgtgtgtgtgtgtgtgtgtgtgtgtgtgtgtgacccttttgtgtgtgtgtgtgtgtgtgtgtgtgtgtgtgtgtgtgtgtgacccttGTGAGAAATGCAGGTATATTATGCACAGAACTGACTTTTTTGATATCATCGTAACAGCAGTATAATTTACGTAAGTATATGTGGTTACCTGCGTGCGGTGCGGCATACTTTTGATATTTGTACGAATTTATAGGTATAGTTTCGTCCTATAATTTTAAGCTAGATTTCTAGTGATTACGTCGCGGACTGCTGGTGCATGCTGTTTATGCATTCCACGTCTTTTTCATCTTTTAGTCCGGACAgtagtgtttgttttgtttttattcttttaattaaaaacaCTGAACAAGAACCCTGATTCGATGCTAATCTCAGAAGAATGATTAAAAACACTGTTTTTGTCgtcttcactctctctctctctctctctctctctctctctctctctctctctctctctctctctctctctctctctctctctctctctctgtctcacccttTAAATTATTATGATTAATGTGTAGCGACTCATGACCAGTGCATGCCTTGGTGGAACAGACACTGCCTTGACTGAATTCATTCTAATTGGGGGGTGGTTGccaaatatggaccactttttgtttcttgctgataacttagcttgttttcttgcaaagaagtttcatttagtatttggtagtccttctctcttaggttaaccgttagagTGAATTAGCTCTGATATACATTCACTGAGCAAAAATGTAATACAGAAAAATTCACAAATGgtt
Encoded proteins:
- the LOC138975915 gene encoding otolith matrix protein OMM-64-like, with amino-acid sequence MKVTGKAGGGRCTSLDVPLATLTILLSISIAGNKAAHVIESELALVSENQNALGVTGVSGLKKDVDNPQGKIAADRKSRSLALQGDEESFGQTVDNTAGVSPSRAQRSAAGKLQHRDSPRIARRRRLISKRSSVSGDVSPVPAASLSSSPDQRRAKRDSAVVSMLPASHRSVAAQRGAFRETGKAGRQQPSLQRETGPQTASLRLARASPAVRRATQDHRQRRDADLGNHQSPPDPLPYRRRRQADDNDDDATGGGSADHGNGEAEAGDGDSYPQSGGDLTDADLSNQHSPPDPLPDRGRRQADDNDDDATGGGSADRGNGEAEAGDGDSYPQSGGDLTDADLSNQHSPPDPLPDRGRRQADDNDDDGDSSGDVDDAEEGDADDSGGDADDTDDDDPADDGGIDDFDDSTDFAMLRKKRGTDVSEDTVKAGAKLDDSLDSDDPLTHTSLSDAQQGSLADHNADGGAKDAGSDSGVNDTDDNNNNRNDNDAVDSSNGRDNGSDPLKLKEKRASGSSQTEEHRAKDSTAVVGARQHTSAFSHRRYPRQSDDQNGDVDGGDGGADNRDADGNGNDPIESNDGGGDGDEFADQGGLRKKRKGDLGQNLTDPRFDNARRRRQADVVQDIISADDELDDADDSDDIDDNADDDDEDVIDLAMFRKKREIEGGHKTQISVQHRTAHSDATKFVSSSKPGSRQNTPVDSDNTRISSASTSNKAVSDTVHKDGTDTTKRAPGDKQLDSLEQLLWSNPQRFSNGQHDARQAATHPASTEVEGREEEVIVSDMDVLLNDLIDTDELDTVVDESITFKRKRSVAGRDKQRPPHGRLALAPPMEKEGHRR